The following DNA comes from Rosa rugosa chromosome 5, drRosRugo1.1, whole genome shotgun sequence.
TTGAAatagtctttttctttttctctttgaaaCATGAATATCAATTCATAACTGCTGCGTATGATGACTAGTTCATATGGCAATCAACCAGGTTCATGAAACTAATATTAATTTTCTGGGAAtaaatggaaaaataataaGCAAAAAATGGAATTGTATACCGCTGCAGGCCAGCAGCACCCAATTCATTCATTGTTCCTATGGTAACTTCGAATGTTTATGGTGACACGGATATTCCTTTTGACAAGTCAAAAGTCAAATTTTTTAACACGCATTATGTCAGATAGTAATCAATCATTGTTCTTATGGTAAAACAATTCTTCTTTCGAAAATGCTTGATTAATTATTGAAAAGAGGAATCACAAACACATAATAATATCAAACTCCTGAAGACTAATGAAGGGTGTTATGCCAACACGAGGTGCCTTAGCCAGAAACGCCAATCTTCCTGATACGAGTTGCGTATTTTGCAAGATCTCTGGGGAAGAAGTGCTGCATGCATGTGTTTAGGGACCGTGATATAATTGCATATTTTTGGGTGTTCACTCCATTGGGTTTGAACTCCTGCTTTGTCATCTTGCTGATGACCAACGTTCACTACTACAATTATAAGCAACTGCCACTCAGAAGAACCATTTTATTCCATATCTTCAACAAACACAACTCCTATTTTACTTGAACAGAACACAAATTAATAGAAGCTCATAGTTCACTTTGGATTCCACGGTTTACAGATTTCATACTTGCCGCTGCCCCAGTCCAACCTAGCTACATGGATGAGGACCATATTCAGTAGTTCTTGCAGACCACCAACACTTACTGCAGTCAGTGCGGTCTCTAGTGCCCACATATACATCAAACCATTCGAATCCACTAGGCCACTGGAAACTGCAGTAGAAATCAGTGTTCCCTACAATACTAGATTTAAAACTGAATTCAAAGAAAGCATTAGGAGCAAGTGCTTTGAGACCGAGATCATCATCCGCGGATTTGCAGTGAACTTTGAGGGTCATACCTTCTAATTGATTTGTGACTCTTAACATGTTTCGTAAATGCTGCATCACAAGCAATTGTGAGGAAAAACATAAGCAACATCAGCATCATTGCTCTTCCAGTGGAGGAACCCATGTTAATTTGTTTTGAAGAAATTTTATCTTGGTAGAAATATGCTATGTGCAACACTCTTTTTTATGGTGGCTAAATGGACTAGTTCATATGGCAATCAACCAGCTGGTTCATAAAActattattaattaaaatggaaaaaattAAAGCAAAAAAATGAAATTGTACAGATTCTTTTATTGTTCCTATGGTAACTTTGATTGATTATGGTAACTCGGATATGccttttcaaaattcaaattgttttatttttacagTGACTCACAGGGTGTCAAATAGCAATCCTTCATTGTTCTTATGGTAACTCCGCGCCCTAAAATAACTTATATTAAAGTCAAATTGCGTTGTTTATATGGCAATTATCAATAGCCTTTatggtataaaaaaaaaaatttcttttttcgaAAATGGTCAATTAATTATTGAAAAGAGAAATCAcaactatatatataatgtGTCGAATAGAGGTTACAGTAAGGTCATTATAAGCAAAATATTCTACGAGCCAATTAAGTCCATCAATCAGATAAAGAGACCTACCTCATTCACCATCTATGAAGAGAATGATGAGCTACATTGTTACCCTCATTTCATATCACCAATTTCAGAAGCGTATAAGTGTATAACTGCTCCATTAGTAGAACACAATCTAAAGCATAACCAGGCTCATAGACGATTCAGCGGTGAACGGTGTTAAAAACATATGAATAGCAAATTCCAATCCAATTTTGGCTACATCAATCTTAATGTAATAATTTCGAATAATAACGGTTGTCTCACCTAAATAAAAATTCTCAACAGAAGCTTAAGCATAAATAACTATCAAACTCTtcttctttattattattattattggaaGTTCATAGACAAGATGACTTGAGTATGTATGTACTCTTAGTTTTTGTTCCACGGCAAACAATCATCATACTGGCCAGTTTTGAAGTTAAGCCTACAAGGGCCATTGCCAGAAGATTTTATACTCCACCAACACTCATGGCAGTAGTCTCTTCCATCAACATATACATCAAACCATTTAAATGAACCAGTCCATTGAAAACTGCAATAGAAGTCTGTTCGGCCTATCAAGGTAGGTTTGAAACTGAACTCATAGTATTGTTGGGGAAGAAGCACTTTGACGCCGAGATCATCATCTGCGGATTTACAGTGAAAGGTGAGATTCATTCCTCCGCCCAAATCATTAGTGATTCTAACATATGTTTTAGCATCACATGTGGTTGTTAAGAATAGCAAAAGCAATATTAGCTTCACTGTTCTTCCAACGAACGAAGCCATGTTTGCTTTGGTCAAGCTAGGTTTTGTCTCAGTGAAACAACACCGCATTTCTTATATATACTAGCTAGCATAGTTCCACAGAAAAGGATGAGATTCACACATTAATCATGCATTAATTTCTGTAAAGGGAGGTGAACATAGACGAGGTGTGAGTTTGGTATATTCGGTTATGATTCATTACGATTCATGCATATCGGCATTTGCAATataggaaagaaaagaaatgaaaagaactattctccaaaaaaaaaaaaatgacaagaaGAAGGAAAGGTAGACAGTCCGAGATAGACAGAAATCGAAGAGAGGCAACATAAATAGAGGAGAAGTTCATCTGCCATATCCAGTTCTCGTGCTGTACCACATAAAAGGGCTTTGAAGGACAAGAACAATAAGTTATCCTAATTCATACAAAATTCCCTGAAGCATAGAGTGAAGCAGAAATAGccaacatattttttttttgtaaccaAAAGATTATTTTAATTCaccaagggaaaaaaaaaatctataaagATGTAGAAGGGCAAGCTGGAGCCAAAGTGTTGCCACCAACCCTGATGAAAATGCACTTTAAGTTTCACTACTTCTTCCACTAAAAGGAAATATGTAACAAGGTCCGCAAAACGGTGACCATACCTACAGTTCCATCCATAGAAGCAGTAACCAGCCAGGTGGTCATCCATTGGCACATTGATAAAATCTGTCACCTCTTCGTCATGTTTACCAACAAATTGGACCCCATCAATAAGCTTTTCAACAGGAAACTTAATAGGATCCTCAGCAGAAGGGACTTTACGCTTTGCAACTTTAGTAGTATCAATTTGTAGAACACGCTTCCCAACCCGAACAACCAAAACCTGCTGCAAGTATAGAAGCAAAAGATAGATCAATCAACCACTACAAGATCAACAGACAAATGATCATGGACATCAAAAGCATTAAGCTATAGCTCTTTCATGAAAATAGCATTAACAGAATCATTTACTTGTTTATGACAGTGCCAACAAACTCGTGGATGAACAGCTTCCCCCTAACCAACTATTTGAATGGCCATAACAATCTTTCCTGTGATTTGTGGCGTACCATCTTCATCTGGACCTTCAGAAATTTTCCAGACAAAAAGTCGTCCTTCTACACTCACACCCGAATATTCCCCTGCTTCAATCCATAGCATACATATGACTTATTCACCGCAATTTGGCTGCCCAACACCAGCTGAGGATCCAAATCACACTTGGTTATGGGGGTAACTTCTAGCTGCGGCTGAACTTCCCGGGCAACCAAACACCCACATCGTAAACCACGCTATCCCCAATCAAATGCCTGCCTTTCGGTAGCTTATTGCTCGATCAGGCATTCGAATTGGCATACCACTCTCACAGTATCAATTCCATCCTTAGCACACACCTGCCGCATCGCCTTGAAGCAAGATTCATAGCCAAAGCCAGGCTAGAACTTCTGATACCAAAAAATTGTTGTATATGAGTTTGGCAAATTATTGTCAATACTTGTTTACGAAATTTCAAGTTGTAATCTATAGAGGAAAATTTAATGTGCTTGTGGCATGCACATATACAAGGAAGATTTTTCTTAAAGTGATGCATTTCATATTCCATGTGCGTAATCCATGGACCATGTGGACAATGCAACATCATGCCTTTTTACCATGAGATGTTTTGATAAAATTGTAAACAATAACATACGGGCGCTTGAGCCCAGAATTACTAGGAAAAGAGCATAGGCAAGAGTACAACTACAGGAGAATAGCATATACCTTTGCTTTCTAGTTTATTTGCGGTCATCTCAAATTGAGCTAGATCAGCAATTACCATGTAGCTAACTTGGCCAGAGTTTGTAACCTCTCCAAGTGCAAAATCTATAGTCCCCACTGCAAattgaaaaaacaaacaaattgcATGATATCAATCACCTAGCAACATAGTAACAAGTAAAGGAAATGACCAGAATACAAATGTTACTAATGGATCATATCAACCAAGTTCTATGAACTACCATAATTTGCATGTCCTAGCTAGCTGATAACCACCaatattctcctacaacaatgGAATCAACTAAGGACGACAATAAACAATTTTGATACCATCATTTCACGTAGCCAATCTCAGGCTCCTACCAGATCCAAAGCATCATGCTACTACTAGCCATTATATTATGCTAACTATTATATTACGGAAAATTGGAGTTTGTAGACAGTACACAGGTAAGTTTTAGTTACTGACAGCCATTAGTTGGCTTCAAAGAATCTCCATGATCATATGCTTCTGCATTTTCTCATATCATGTGCTAGCATCACTGCATTCTTAAAGATTCACAGAGTCTGATACAGGGAGTAATTCATATCAAGGGTTTGGAGCATGCATAttccagaaagaaagaaaaaaagatagaTGGAGAGCCATTTTGTTCCCTTCTGAATGATTTAATCACAAAGTTTAAGGATGAATttaattttcttctctttttgctTGTATTAGCTAGCAGTTTCAGAGTAATAAAATCAATGTCAATGCTTTGTCTGATGTAACCACTAGTTACTGCCTAAAAAGAGTGCATGGACTATACATATTTCTGACTGTCAATACATACATCACTTTAAATGTACTATGTAACGCTTATAGTGAGTGACTTGACTGGGCCATTTGTTCAATTCTGGAATAACGTACAATTGGTAGGCCTTAATGCACCTCAAAATAGGGAAGAGTTCAATTGTAGATGATGTACATGGTTACAGAGTTTGAAATTCTAATGCAATAACAAACCTGAAAAAGATGAATATGTGAACTTACAGATTGATGGGTAAATAGCAGATGAAGACAGCCTCATACCCCAAACCTGAAAAATGTTGAAATGTTATTAGTTGTGGCACACTCTGAAGCTTCAAGTATATATAATTTAATAAATAACAGGTGGGATTTCAAACCTCTGTGTCTCAATTAAATGATGTTATTGTCTAAACTCTGAAGTGGATGGTTCAGAGTTCAGAGAGAGCCGCTGGTCTTGATCACCTTTAACTGGGCCACGAGGTTTTGTTGGTTCTGAAGAGTTCAGAGAAATCCTTAACAAGTCAGTTGGTTCCTCTGCTTGGTGTTGAAGCTGTTGAGTGATGGGCGCTGTGCAGGTGAGGGAACATGGGGACCATCGATGCTTGCCCCCCGGCGGCAAGGTGTTGTCGTTTCGGAGAATTCATTGGTGTCGGTTCcgtagagagagaaagctgaaACAACTTGTCCATGACGACAAAGAAAGCCATGACGACGGAGTTGGCTCTTCAATTGACGGCGACGCCGCCTCTATCACAGCTCCACGATTTGTCAATGTCGAGAATCTCTCCTCCAGTAATTCACAACCTCTTATTTCTACGTTTGGTGGAAGCTCCGGAATTCCTCGGAGTCTCTTGCAACCCCCCAAGGTAAGCATCTGCAACTTGACAAATTTGGTGAGGCAAGCAGGAAGACTAACAAAATTGTTTCTTGACAGATTAAGCCACCATAATGTTTCCCAGCAATCAAGAGTCGTCAGGAAATCACAATCTGATAATAAACTGCATCCTGCGATAACGAGCACCTGTAGATTGGGAAGTGATAGTGAGCAACCATCGACATTCAAAATTTTGGTATTAGTTGGAAATCTGACAAGTTTTGAGCATCGATTAAGATGAAGCTCCTTCAGACTTTGCAACCCATAAATGCTGCACGGTAGAGTTATGAGATTTTTGCAATCAGTAAGATCCAAATGTTCAAGCCCAATGAGATTTTCAATTGACTCATCCAATTCTCTTATGTCACTGCCTTTAAGAGAGAGTCGTCTCAAGGAATCCATTTTTACTGGAATTTTTGGAAATGTAGCCAGTTTTGAGCATCCACTCGCATAAAGAGTCTTTAGATTGTGCAACTCATAAATATTATACGGCAGGATTGTAAGATTTTGACTGTCCGTTAGGTCCAACTTTTCCAGCCTAATAAGCCTTGTAATGGACGGATGCAATTCTTTAATGCAAGTGCCTCTTAGATCCAATTTTCTCAAGAAACCCATCTCTTCCccaatttctgaaaattcttCAAGCTTGCAATAGCTAATAGAGATTGTTTCTACATATTTCAAGTTGATTTTTCTTGGAAACACAATAAGGTTAGAGCAACCGCCAATATTCAAGGTAACAAGCTTATGAAGGAATCGAATTGAATCAGGAACCTCAACTAAACCGATACATTTATATAGTTCCAACTCTTTCAAGTTAGGGATTCCACAGAAGTCTGGGAGTTCCTTTAGGGATACACAGCCACTTAAATTCAACCCTTTCAAGTTAGGGATTCCACTCAAGTCTGGGAGTTCCTTTAGGGATTCACAGCCACTTAAATTCAACTCTTTCAAGTTAGGGATTTCACTCAAGTCTGGGAGTTCCTTTAGGGATTCACAGCCACTTAAATTCAACTCTTTCAAGTTAGGGATTCCACTCAAGTCTGGGAGTTTCTTTAGGGATGTACAACCACTTAAATTCAACTCTTTCAAGTTAGGGATTCCACTCAAGTCTGGGAGTTCCTTTAGGAATGGACAGCCACTTAAATTCAACTCTTTCAAGTTAGGGATTCCACTCAAGTCTGGGAGTTTCTTTAGGGATGTACAATGACTTAAATTCATACATGTTAGCCTTGAAAAATTctgtatggcaaaagaaaaggGGAAAGATCAACCAAGTGGATGCAGTAATCTACAACACAGTTATCTAttacttatttttaattaaagaaGTCATGAAATAAAATGAATTATTAGATTATAGTACCTTACGTCCCTCCCATGGCTGTCTGATTTTGCGGCTAGTAATGTTGAGCTCCACAAGTTTGTTTGCTTGAAAATCGGATGGAAAACATTGCAATGGACATGCTTGCCATTCGAGCCACCTCAACTGGTTGGAGAGATAATCAATATCTCCAGAAAATAATATTCTTCTCATAGAAATATATCTAAGATTCTTCATCTTTGAAAAGCTTTTAGCATTCAAAGATATTGTAGATGATTGCCACGGGACCTGAATGCCTATAACTTTATTTGTACCCTACAGTAAAAGAAAGCAAGTTTATTGACTTGGCAACATTTATGATTGCAATTTCTATTcagaccaaaaaacaaaaaaacatagCAATTTCTATTGGAAGCACAAGTACTGTTTTAATACAGTTTTCTTCAAGGTCTCAATAAGAAATTCTATTCAATATAAAATGCTTTCTGaattgaaaaacacaaaacatcATTAATATACTTACTGTATTATTTGTTAGAATGTAGTCTACATCTTCTTCACTCCACACTCTGCTGCGTTTCCCGGGTTCATCAGGTGACTCCTGATACACTATGTCTTTACCCATTTCTTCTATCAAGTCATGCATCCAAATCTGATCATCTTTGTCAATTCTTATCAAGGCTTGTTCTTGCAGTTGTGTAATACCAATCACTATTGTTTTGTGGTCGTAGCAAGCTTCTAGTATTGGTTTCACATGGGCTGCACGCTTACCTTTAAAGAAGCAAGCAATATCAAGAAATAGTTCTTTTAAATCTCGTCCTAGAGCATCATAACTTAGTTGGAGAACTTTCTGTATATCTGCTTGAGGACCTCCTTTACAACTACCTATTGTAGCTTCCCACTCCTCTGTGCTTCTACGAAATAGATGAGAGCCTAAGACTATCACAGCTAATGGAAGGCCTTGGGCATAGCG
Coding sequences within:
- the LOC133709386 gene encoding disease resistance protein RPV1-like, translating into MASLNNEAAASSSSSSLPLCSTDHQNHYTYEVFLSFRGEDTRFNFTDHLYTALCQRGIETFRDDKLSRGEDISQELLKAIDESRVSIVVFSQNYASSRWCLDELVKILDCRKSKGQKFRAVFYKVAPSDVRHQTGAFGDAFAKIDQCEYKDSIGKWRKALEEAAVLSGWTFEEGRYETEFINDIVGELSTQVVNPSSEWHVAEHPIGLESCIQDINSLLKAEENIFRMVGIWGTGGIGKTTIAKAVFNSICYKFETSCFLADVRSNSNDLAQLQERLLHDVLRDSNLKVSSVDQGVSFIKERMQNKKVLLILDDVSHSSQLKNLVPSPDCFGPGSRILITTRDKRWLIAHEVNEVYEVKMLDDRHALELFSLHAFKRNEPPSDYLKLAQHVIRYAQGLPLAVIVLGSHLFRRSTEEWEATIGSCKGGPQADIQKVLQLSYDALGRDLKELFLDIACFFKGKRAAHVKPILEACYDHKTIVIGITQLQEQALIRIDKDDQIWMHDLIEEMGKDIVYQESPDEPGKRSRVWSEEDVDYILTNNTGTNKVIGIQVPWQSSTISLNAKSFSKMKNLRYISMRRILFSGDIDYLSNQLRWLEWQACPLQCFPSDFQANKLVELNITSRKIRQPWEGRKNFSRLTCMNLSHCTSLKKLPDLSGIPNLKELNLSGCPFLKELPDLSGIPNLKELNLSGCTSLKKLPDLSGIPNLKELNLSGCESLKELPDLSEIPNLKELNLSGCESLKELPDLSGIPNLKGLNLSGCVSLKELPDFCGIPNLKELELYKCIGLVEVPDSIRFLHKLVTLNIGGCSNLIVFPRKINLKYVETISISYCKLEEFSEIGEEMGFLRKLDLRGTCIKELHPSITRLIRLEKLDLTDSQNLTILPYNIYELHNLKTLYASGCSKLATFPKIPVKMDSLRRLSLKGSDIRELDESIENLIGLEHLDLTDCKNLITLPCSIYGLQSLKELHLNRCSKLVRFPTNTKILNVDGCSLSLPNLQVLVIAGCSLLSDCDFLTTLDCWETLWWLNLSRNNFVSLPACLTKFVKLQMLTLGGCKRLRGIPELPPNVEIRGCELLEERFSTLTNRGAVIEAASPSIEEPTPSSWLSLSSWTSCFSFLSLRNRHQ